Within the Gammaproteobacteria bacterium genome, the region TCAAAAAATGCGCAAGCAGGTTGCGATTTTTCCGCGACCCGAGCAGCGCCTTGAAAACGCAATCAATCTTTGGATCTATTCGATGTTTCATGAAGGAATATTCATCGACTGAAAACCTGTAGTTTTAACCTTATGCCCGGAGAATAAATCACCCATCATACTCCACGGATTTATCATTCTTTGAACAGGATATCAAACACTCATTTATTCCTTCCAATGTTCTGGAAAATTCAAAAATAGCCTTTTTAACAATTTTGTTTCCTTCTATCAACTTAATTAAATTCAACAAATAAGGAACACGCTGCACCGCGACCAATACCTCATGCTCATCCTTTGTTAATTGTCTTTCAGGGATATAGTCGCATTCCCCAAAAGGTTCTTCCATCTCTTTAATTTTGCCTTTGCCAAGAATTAACCAGGTAAGTGATATCCCTAATGTTTTGTGAAGTGATACACAAAAATCAATCGGCACCTCCACTTCCATTGATTCCATAGTGCTGATTTGTCTCCTGCTCAGACCAAATAACTTACCAAATTCTTCTTGATTCATACCCCCACGGATAGCACGTATCCTAAACGATATATGTTCAAATGATTGACGAAATTTTTTCTCGTGCATAATATCCCCTGAATAGTAATAGCAACAAATAAATTGATAACGCTAACACTATAAAGGATAAGTCATGAACAGTAAATGTACAAATAAATACGATTTACGTGATGAAATCCGCACGACAATCCTGAGTACCGAACCAGGTATCGCCGATTGGGCCAGGAATCATAAATTTAGTAGAGCCGTTGTTCACCAGTCAATTAATGGACATGGATCACGGGAGATACGTGGACATCTCGCCATATTAATAAATAGAAAACCATCGGAAATTTGGCCAAATCGCAGTAAGAAATTGAATTTACGGGACGATGAACACTACAACGAATTACTATTGTTAAAACACCCTGATGATTCAGAATATTCAATGACCTGCACAACGAATCCCGAACGGGCGAAAAATACAAACGTTGATCATCATTTTTTTTACCTAAAAATAT harbors:
- a CDS encoding hypothetical protein (Evidence 5 : Unknown function); translated protein: MHEKKFRQSFEHISFRIRAIRGGMNQEEFGKLFGLSRRQISTMESMEVEVPIDFCVSLHKTLGISLTWLILGKGKIKEMEEPFGECDYIPERQLTKDEHEVLVAVQRVPYLLNLIKLIEGNKIVKKAIFEFSRTLEGINECLISCSKNDKSVEYDG
- a CDS encoding hypothetical protein (Evidence 5 : Unknown function) — encoded protein: MNSKCTNKYDLRDEIRTTILSTEPGIADWARNHKFSRAVVHQSINGHGSREIRGHLAILINRKPSEIWPNRSKKLNLRDDEHYNELLLLKHPDDSEYSMTCTTNPERAKNTNVDHHFFYLKISSINHIPIWKKLNNGEICIHDGSCLGMVIYRTRGWDAVRVSDDLAGNFMLETMINLHEVVNESSAMARHWVENGQRPIQRIR